ATTTTTTCGCCATTTATTGTCCACCACCCATGAATAACCAGCCGCTTAGGCAAGGGTAAGTTAGCAGCTAATAAGAAAATAGGCCAATACACAGCGTGAAACTTAAGAATATCTTTACCAATAATGTGAGTTGTTTTTTGCAAGTCATCCTGATTGAAGCCAGCCCGTTGCAAAGCAGTAAGGTAGCTAAATAATGCATCAATCCACACATAAATAGTATGCTTGGGATTGTGAGGAACGTTAATACCCCATTCATTGTTAACTCGTGAGACAGATAGATCCTCCAGTGGACCTTGCTGCAAATAGTCAAGAATTGAGTGGCTGTAGTGATTGGGTGTTATAAAATTAGGATAGCGTTGATAATGTTCAATTAATTGCTGTCGATATGATTCTAGTTTAAACAAGTAGGTTTCTTCACTAGTGTTGTGAGTTGGGGCCTTATGAATAGGACAACAGCCATCTTCTAACTCATAGGAACTATAAAACTGCTCGCAACCTATACAATAGTTACCTTGGTAGAAACCTAAGTAAATATCACCATTTTGAAACAGTGTCCGCCAAACAGCTTGAATAATTTTGTAATGAAAGCACTCTGTTGTTCGAACAAAAATATTGGGTTGAATATTCAGTTGAGGCCATAGCGTCTGAAATGCTTTTGCTCTATCATTAACAAACTGACTAACATTCACTTCGTGGGCTCTTGCTGTATCAGCAATTTTTTGCCCATGTTCATCTGTTCCTGTAATTAATAAACTATCACCCTTATTAGCAAGCGAATGAAACCGTTTGGCTACATCAGCAATATAACCACTGTAAGCATGACCCAGGTGAGGGTTACCGTTTGCATAAAAGATCGGGGTAGTAATAATGTCTGTCATCTTTAAATCTCCACTAGTCAAATGGTTTCATATTGACTGAAATGAAGAGTTAAAAAAGACCTTGCTATACCCATTCCAGTCAAATCAGTGTGTGAAGGAATGGGTAATGCCAAAATGGAAAATTATAAAAAGAGGCAGCCCATCCCCCACAACATTCGTTGTGTAGACATAGGCATCATCATGGGTATTACAGTTTTTGATAAAGTAGTCATACTTAACACGATAACACAAGTAAATCTAAAGGGCACCTCTAATAACTGTTTATGGCCTCTGCGCAAGCTGATGGGGCCTTGCACAAGGTGGCTTCCTACTCTGCAAGCAGTGCTTTAGGCCGCGTTATGCAATCTGATAACCAAGTTGGTGCTATTGAATTTTTATTGTCTGCAATACGCAATGCAGTATTGGAAGTTAATGGAGGTTACTTACTCTGGTGAGTCAGTTTGGCCACGCCACTTCTTAAGTGTTTTTTTAGCCTTTTCTACATGCTCATCTTTTATATGAGCCGCAACGGTCGCTAAAGCAGCAGCTAAAACACCCAAGTCATCAGTAAAACCAAATGCCGGTATTATATCTGGAATAGAGTCTAGGGGAGAAATAAAATACCCCAAAGCTCCGACGATGACTGCCCTCGCCCAGGCTGGAGTGTCTGAATCAATCAAGGCATAGTACATTTTTAAAGCAGGCTCCAAAACAGATTCACCAGCCTTTTTTGCATATTTTTTTACCTTACTCCAAAACTTATCTTCAGAATATTTTTTTTCATACTTTTTGGGTAAACGTTCAATTTCGTACATTATTATACCCTTCTGCTTTGGCTATATCCCCTGAATGATGTTTTCTTTGGTCATAACAAGGGCAATAAACGTTGCTTTATACCACTCACCCGCTTACGGTTTTGATCAAGATCACTATACCCTACCCTTGAAGCTGAGCGGATATGTATCAATTTGTTTGTTTCATCTAACCTAACCTCTAAATCATCAACGAAGCCAAAAATATTTGATGTAAAAGTTGCTGCAACATAATGCTCCTGCTGACTAACAACCGTACCACCAGACTTTTCAATAACCGATATGATCACTGCTACAATATCTTTAGACGGCAGAGTTGATAGGGTTAGCGGTTCAATAAAATGAGTAGTATCTTCTTTAAACTCACTGTTGACACAATTAGGCTTAGCGGGACATTTAGCCAGCATAGCATTGACAAGACCACTCGGCTGCCCCGATTTGGATTGATACCCTAAATAGGCAAAATAGAAAAGCACAATACCTGTCAGAATGATTAATAGCAAAAACCCAACTAACAGAATTTTTTTTAGCATTTTTTGATCATCACTGTTTTCCCTCCCCAAACCCAATTTATATATACCAAGCTAGTTACTAACAGTTTCAATCTTTTTATAAAAACCATTTAACTCCTTGGGACTTCTTATATAATGTATTACTTTAGTTTTTTCGTATTTTTTTAAAATACTTAATATATAAGGTCGAGTATACTTGTGGACGTGCCAAATAATCCGCATGATATACGGAAGCTTTGTGACCGTCTGACAGTCTTTGGCCCAGCCATTAGGCATTGTATAAAAAGACTTAATACTTCTTTTGATTGCCCAAAGCATATGGGTAACTATAGAAAAGTCTATATAAATAATAGTATTTGAAGCTAAGAATCTACTCTCAATTGATGAGTCATAACCAAGTCCTTCAATAATCCAGCTATCACCTGCAATCAAAGATTGATGCTTGCTGCAAAACTCGCTTTCTGATATTGCTTCCCAGTTTGGTAACCAAATAATTTGATCAAGATGATAAACGGGTAATTTCAGTTGTTTACCCAGCGCTTTTGCTAGCGAGGATTTACCGGCTCCGCCATTTCCTATGATTGTGATTTTTTTCATTTTACGTTAGATCACTTCAGTAAACTTATAACAACGCTGACAGTAATGTGGCAATCCCCAAAAATGACATAAAACCGGCAATATCTGTAATTGTGGTTAGAATAATCGACGATGACTGGGCTGGGTCTTGACCCAGTTTGGTTAATACAATAGGGACAACGGCTCCTGCCATGCCTGCCATTACCATGGAAATCACCATCGCAATAGCAATCACAAGTGAGAGGCCAAAGCTTGTGCTCCAAATATACACACCAATTGCGGTGGTTAAGGCAATAGCAACACCATTTACCATCCCAATATTAATCTCTTTAAATAACACCCTTAACCAGTTTCTGACGGTAATTTCCTTTAAGGCTAACCCTCTAATAGTGACTGCTTGTGCCTGGGCGCCGGCATTACCTGACTGCCCTGCGACGACAGGAAGCAATACAGCCAGTGCTGTAAACTTGGCAATGGTATCTTCAAATAAAGCAACCACTGATGCAGCAGCAAAGGCAGTCACCAAGTTGATTTCCATCCAGGGTAGACGTTTCTTAATCGCAAACCAGGCTTTGGATAAAGCACGCTCCTCTCTACTCACCCCCACCATAGCTTGGATATCAGTTAATGAGTTATCTTGTAAAGTTCGTAATAATGACGGGTGTTGAATCGCGCCTAATAATTTCCCATTAATATCAACGACAGGTAAAGTATCCAGCTTAAACTGAGTTAATTTGTCTGCAACTTCATCTAAGGAGTCAAAAGGTGATATTAATGCCCTCGGTGGCAACGCCAGTTGTTGTAATTTTTCATCGCCTTCACTGAGAGCTAAGGCAGTAATATCAACGATGCCTTGCAACTGCTGATCAGCATCCACAATAAACACTTTTCTAATCGGCTTATGTTTTTGTTTCCGTAGTAAGCGTAGTGCATCATCTGCCGTATTATCGGGTAACAACCGAATAACTCTCGGGTCTAGCATTTGCCCTGCAGTACGCTCAGGATATTCAAGCAGCCTTTGTAAATCGTTTGCGTAATCTTCCGGTAAGTTATCCAAACATTGTGTTTTATCTTCTTTCGATAAGCGATTCAGCGTTTGCGCACAATCAGGTGTATCCATTGCCAATAATAAATTTTTTTGAGCACGGTTTTCCAGCAAAGGCAATAATTGATCAGCAATATGAGGCGGGAAAAAACTCCAAATACGAATTAACGTAGCCGTTGACTGCTCAGCTAATAGTAAAGCGATTTCTTCAAGTGGATAAGCTTCTAAGACATTTGCAGCTTCTTTAGGGTATTCTAGAAGAAACTGTTGACTTAATCGATTAATGGCTATGCTATCACCATTACTGGCTCCTGAAAGGCTAGCGCTGGTCATCTTGTCCTCCTCTCGAATTTAAATCCCATGCATCACGCAACGTTTGCCAAACACCAGTGATACTATCTGAAAGTAATTGCCCAAGACTGTCGCTTAATTGAGGAGCTTCCATCACTTTTTCAGGTAGATTTTTTAATTGCTCAATAGCTTGATTCAAGGCGCCATAATTTAATACACCAATAAACTCATCATGTCGATTAACCACAGGCATCACAATTGAATACCTCCAGTCAGGATGTTTTTGCGCCTGACTCAACTGCAACCGAGAACGCAGAGATTCAGGCTTAGCCTCCATTAACTCACTTAGCTTTTTAGCTTCATCAACCTGCCCCATCACATCAGTTGCAGCGATAACCCCCACCAGTTTTTGCCGTCGATCTAAAATAAACAATCGGTGCTGAATGGTGCCTTGAAACGACTTTAGCTGTTGGTATGCTTCTGCTACGGTAATATTATTTCTTAATGTTAATACCTGAGGGGTAATCCAAGCCCCTACCACACTTGTCGGATATGCTAATAACACTTGAATAGCCTGGGCTTTTAACTTAGGCATTTGATGCAAAATCGCTTTGGTTTTGGTTCGAGAAAGCCCTTTTAATAACGTCGCAGCATGGGTAGCCGATAGTTGTGTCACTAACTTCGCAGCAGTGGTATGATCTAACTGGTCTAAACAAGCAATGCTTTTGGCACTGGTCAGCTGTACCAGCGTAGCAGCACCTGCCGAGGTAGGTGCAAGTTTCAGTAAATCCACAATAACAGTTTCTGACATGGTTTCTAATATTTTTGCAGCCGCTTCAGGAGACCTTTCCAGATAAGTTAATGCAAGCTTTTGTTTACTCTCCATTGATAGCCTCCTCACGCTCATCTTGACCACTTTGCACTTCTTTAATACGTTTTAAGCAAGGCTCTTCGGTAAAAAATTTAGCAGGAATGTGCAACTCACCCTGCTCAGTTTCAATGACCACCGCATGGGGGGTAATTTCGACAATTCGACCACCATAATCTCCTACCTGGATAGTTTCACCTTCCTGGTAATGCCGTTGTACATAGCGCGCACTAATAAAATTACTGACATGTCGTGGCGTTGCCAAACCAAACCCCAGGGCAAAAGCCCCTAAAACTGCGGCTAAAGCAACGGTAGCCATATTCACCACAAAGGTAACATCGATCCCTACCTGGCCTGCACCAATTAAAATGGCACTACCAGCTAAAAACACTTGGGCAATTCGTCCAAGTAGCTCACTGTGACGAAGGTTCGCCGCAATAGCCGCACTGGTGGCTAAGTCTTTTGCCATTTCTCCAAAAATAAAGCCACCCAGTATGATGACAATACCCGCGACTAATGTGGGTAAGTAAGCTAAAAAGGCATCAATCCATTTAGTAAAAATTTCTATACCCAAAACATTGGTTGCCAATCCTATAAACACTATTAGGGTGACCCAATACACCAGAAGGGGTACAAAGCGACTGCTAGCAGGCTGCAACTGTTGAATATAGCCTGCCCCCTGTTTCGAAAAGCGATGTAACAACCGACTAGTACTGTCAATTAAACGGCTGCTGAAGTCCTTCAAAAAACGAGCAACAAAAAATCCAAATAGCAGTAATAAAAGTGCTGCAATAAACCGCGTAATTGATTGACTCACTTGGGTGAGAAATTCTGGTGTAATAAAAAAGTTAGAAAGCCAAGGAGATGAGTCCATTAGTCGTCCTTATAAAATTTTTATATTATTGCACTATTGTTATAGCACAATCCAACTTCTCCCTTTTTCAAAGAGGGCATCGTGAAAGACTCATTAACAATGAGTAGCATAATAATAGTGTACGATATCAGATAGGAAGTTTGTGTTTTGGTAGGAATGTTTAGCGATATAATGCCGATTATACCGCTAAAAACTATGAGTGCTATTAATTATTAGTTAATACTAGCTTTTTGATGCATCAGTCTCAGTGAGAGTAGTCCCTTCTTCATCTGACTGAGAAGTTTCCACTTTTTCAGGTGGCTGCTTTGATGAGGCTTGTCCTTCAGTTGCCGTTTGAGTATCAGTAGCCTTTTTTGATTCAGCAACGGCTTTATCTGAGTGCTCCACTTGTAATGCCAGCTGTGACAAACCAACTTGGGTGATACGTTCATAGTCGTATTTGCTGATAGTAAAGGCCTGCTCAACGTCACTACGCTTAATGAAGTATGTATCATCAACAGCAGTCAACTGATAAGACAGTTTACCTTTATCATTGACAACCTCAATGGCTCCGAGCTTACTGTCAGCACCAGCATGAGGTTGCTTATCTGCTACACCTTGCACCTGTAAGTTAGCCAAGGCTGTGGCTAGCTGTTGGGCTTTTACCATATCCAGTTTTGTAGCATTAGCTGCATTGGATGATGATTGTTTACTTTCACTCAAAACCCAACTGTCGTCTGACTTCTCCAAACGGTAGTCAGTACCTTCGATCGACTTGATATTATCCACACTTCCTGCTGCCAACAATGATTTATTCAGCCAATCGTTCCCTTTTACAGGGAGCTCATAACTGTTTAACTGAGCTGTATAAACAGCATCATCTTCCGGCTTACGGATATGCGCCTTGCGGAAACCAGGCGAAGTACCAACCAATACACTCCCTACCAGCTTATCATCTTGATAAAGCTGCACTTGTCGTTGAAATTTATCTTCAGATACGTCAAAGCGTTCGTGACTGGAAGTAGTCGTTGCTACTGGCCAACCTGTTTGAATGCTTTCCAGTTTAGCTAATACATCCGTTAATTTATCATGATTCGCTGGTAAGTTAGCTAACTCTGGTAACACCCAATGATCACCAGACTTACTCATCGTTACACGATTATCGCTATCACTAACGATCACCTTAGTCACATCCGCCAGGTTAAAGCCAAACAACGGTTGTTGTATGTTTTGTTGCTGCTGGTGTTCACTGCGCCAAAAAAGCCCTACAACCAACACCAGCTGGATAGCTAGCAGGCCAGTTAACCAGGTTTTTAATTTTGCCATTTTAACCTCCCCTTAATTGGCTAACAAAGCTAAGTAGCGATTATCTTGGGCACGTTTTCGCTGCCGCTGCACAATGGCAATAATCCCCAGAGCAAAAATCGCCATGCCATAATTGAGATATTCCCAAAATAATTGCACATCATGCTCCATGGGTGGTAACGTGCGGTTAAAATGGCCACGGGATCGAATGCTGAGTAAACCGACATCCTCTAACGACCAGTCCACCGTATTTGTCAGCAATTGTAGGTTATTGAGGTATTCACTACCTGTTGATGAGCCTGCCATCCGAATCACTTGATCGCGTAAAAAGTCATTGGAGCTAAATAAAATAATCCGAGCTGACTCCGGTGACTGAGTAATAACACTAGATACTGTCGTCTGTTTTGACTCAGCTGTTTGACTATCTTTAGTATTGTCTGCTTCTTCACCTGTTGCCTCGTCTGCCTTATCATCTTTGGTGAGTAAGGGAGACTCTTTATCAGCAAAGTAAGAGCTAAACCGACCCGCACTAATAACCCCTAACAACTGAGCGCTTTGTTGACCTTCTGGCGTAAAAGCACTTAAACCATCACGGGTAATTTTAGGCATAATATCCATTGATGAAGAAAGCCAAGCCCCTTCAGAACTGCGCAATAATTCAGTGACTTTACGGCCTGCTTGTTTTGCCTGATTAATTTTTATAGGTGAAGCCCACGCCACTGTCGCTTGTGGTAAATCAGCAGTAATTGGATTATCTTGGTTTAACCCTTTACCTCTTACATCAATAAAATAAGGGTAATCCAACATGCGCATTTCCTGAAACTGAAAGCCTCCTACATTACGCGTCACTGGCACAGGAAAAGCAGCATTTTGTGGGTCCATCACGACTTTATCTTCAATCAGTAATCCATGATAGGCAAGCCAATCCTGCAAACCGCTATTTTGTTTTTGCAAACTTAAGCTACGATTACTGAGGCTGGCACTATAGGGTGAAGTTGCCGCAATAACAGTCCCCCCTTGCATCAGAAATTGATCGACAGCAAATAGTTGTTTTTCGTCCAGTTCTTTAGGCGACGCTAGCAGTAGAATATCCGCATCACCTGACACCTGACCATCACTGAGATCTTCCCGCTTGATATTTAACTCGTCACCTAAAAACTGTTCTAGCTGGCTAAACCGAGCACCGCTAGCCATACCATAAGGGTTATAAGCTGGCACTTGTGGTGTAACCAAAGCGACTGTTTTAGTAAAACCACTGGCAAAACGTTTGATGCCTGTTTTCAAATTACGTTCAAAACTCCCCTCGCTCATATCCCCCAGCGGAATTTGCACGGTTTGTTCCTCTTGGTTTGCCAAAGTCATATAAAAATAAAAGCGATCATTACTCAGTAAGCTAGTGGCCATCGGTTTAAAACCAAAGTCTTGAGCAATTTGCTGACCGACTTTCCCGCCATCTGCATCTGGGTCAATAAAGTTTACGGTCAAACGGCCATTGGCGTCCGCTTTTAGTTTATCTAACACCTTATTAATGGTCTTTTTAAAGTCCACTAATTTTTCAGGTAAGGCCGACACATTCGATATATAGCCATTAAATACCAGCTCACTTTTAACGGTGTCAAACAGATTACCTCCTGCCTGATAGCTATTTAATACCTTTTTAATAGCACGGGTTAAATCATGCTCAGGATTGCGCAGTTGCACATCAACATCTGCTTCACTACGGGCTTTTACCTCAATTAGATCACGGAAACCCAACACCTGATGTTCATCGCCATACTGTACCAGCACATTAAAGTAAGAACTAACAATCGATGCTTGATAGCGATCTGCGACTTGAAAAGGCACGGGTTGAATACCGTATTTCTGATTGGCTTCTTCTTCCAGTTCAGGATGAGTAGCAGGATCAATAAACTCCACCCGCACCTTGCCTTTACCCGCAACGTCATACTCTTCAATTAAGTCCCGCAACTGTGGTACT
This is a stretch of genomic DNA from Spartinivicinus poritis. It encodes these proteins:
- the metG gene encoding methionine--tRNA ligase, with translation MTDIITTPIFYANGNPHLGHAYSGYIADVAKRFHSLANKGDSLLITGTDEHGQKIADTARAHEVNVSQFVNDRAKAFQTLWPQLNIQPNIFVRTTECFHYKIIQAVWRTLFQNGDIYLGFYQGNYCIGCEQFYSSYELEDGCCPIHKAPTHNTSEETYLFKLESYRQQLIEHYQRYPNFITPNHYSHSILDYLQQGPLEDLSVSRVNNEWGINVPHNPKHTIYVWIDALFSYLTALQRAGFNQDDLQKTTHIIGKDILKFHAVYWPIFLLAANLPLPKRLVIHGWWTINGEKISKSNPETLVSPTDLTDQLTKDGLRYALLRQKPLARDGNIVIDELKDLINADLAHSFANLVKRNHTLVIKYFSGVIDSSIINQQTLSNTSQFIINHCGQILKKIFDQYKAYEFYQVTLLLKGLLDSCNHYFHKRTPWEINKGKDRNEVAETCLVTSNLIRQLAIAFYPLTPNLSTSILDELGDDVKSCQWQSRFQIQSIEINHARSHFSKLYPKKTL
- the mgtE gene encoding magnesium transporter, producing the protein MTSASLSGASNGDSIAINRLSQQFLLEYPKEAANVLEAYPLEEIALLLAEQSTATLIRIWSFFPPHIADQLLPLLENRAQKNLLLAMDTPDCAQTLNRLSKEDKTQCLDNLPEDYANDLQRLLEYPERTAGQMLDPRVIRLLPDNTADDALRLLRKQKHKPIRKVFIVDADQQLQGIVDITALALSEGDEKLQQLALPPRALISPFDSLDEVADKLTQFKLDTLPVVDINGKLLGAIQHPSLLRTLQDNSLTDIQAMVGVSREERALSKAWFAIKKRLPWMEINLVTAFAAASVVALFEDTIAKFTALAVLLPVVAGQSGNAGAQAQAVTIRGLALKEITVRNWLRVLFKEINIGMVNGVAIALTTAIGVYIWSTSFGLSLVIAIAMVISMVMAGMAGAVVPIVLTKLGQDPAQSSSIILTTITDIAGFMSFLGIATLLSALL
- a CDS encoding DUF1499 domain-containing protein, translating into MLKKILLVGFLLLIILTGIVLFYFAYLGYQSKSGQPSGLVNAMLAKCPAKPNCVNSEFKEDTTHFIEPLTLSTLPSKDIVAVIISVIEKSGGTVVSQQEHYVAATFTSNIFGFVDDLEVRLDETNKLIHIRSASRVGYSDLDQNRKRVSGIKQRLLPLL
- a CDS encoding mechanosensitive ion channel family protein, giving the protein MDSSPWLSNFFITPEFLTQVSQSITRFIAALLLLLFGFFVARFLKDFSSRLIDSTSRLLHRFSKQGAGYIQQLQPASSRFVPLLVYWVTLIVFIGLATNVLGIEIFTKWIDAFLAYLPTLVAGIVIILGGFIFGEMAKDLATSAAIAANLRHSELLGRIAQVFLAGSAILIGAGQVGIDVTFVVNMATVALAAVLGAFALGFGLATPRHVSNFISARYVQRHYQEGETIQVGDYGGRIVEITPHAVVIETEQGELHIPAKFFTEEPCLKRIKEVQSGQDEREEAINGE
- a CDS encoding magnesium transporter MgtE N-terminal domain-containing protein, producing the protein MESKQKLALTYLERSPEAAAKILETMSETVIVDLLKLAPTSAGAATLVQLTSAKSIACLDQLDHTTAAKLVTQLSATHAATLLKGLSRTKTKAILHQMPKLKAQAIQVLLAYPTSVVGAWITPQVLTLRNNITVAEAYQQLKSFQGTIQHRLFILDRRQKLVGVIAATDVMGQVDEAKKLSELMEAKPESLRSRLQLSQAQKHPDWRYSIVMPVVNRHDEFIGVLNYGALNQAIEQLKNLPEKVMEAPQLSDSLGQLLSDSITGVWQTLRDAWDLNSRGGQDDQR
- a CDS encoding Gldg family protein, encoding MQPNGQPLPLIRRIAAKEVVLFFASPVAYLFLATFAAVTLFIFFWGEAFFSRNIADVRPMFEWMPLLLIFLASTLTMRLWSEERRTGTLEHVLTQPVPLWHFVVGKFAGCLLLLAIALAITLPLPMSVSLMGDLDWGPVWAGYLATFLLGAAYLSIGLFVSARSDNQIVSLISAVTLSGLFYLIGTNTITDFFGNQAGEWLRALGTGSRFDAITRGVIDFRDLYYYLSMIAVFLALNTVVLEKERWATQQVTPHHQAWRAVTGLLLANAIGANLWLGQMNSIRLDVTEGNQYSISEATSGYLNQLQEPLLVRGYFSSKTHPLLAPLVPQLRDLIEEYDVAGKGKVRVEFIDPATHPELEEEANQKYGIQPVPFQVADRYQASIVSSYFNVLVQYGDEHQVLGFRDLIEVKARSEADVDVQLRNPEHDLTRAIKKVLNSYQAGGNLFDTVKSELVFNGYISNVSALPEKLVDFKKTINKVLDKLKADANGRLTVNFIDPDADGGKVGQQIAQDFGFKPMATSLLSNDRFYFYMTLANQEEQTVQIPLGDMSEGSFERNLKTGIKRFASGFTKTVALVTPQVPAYNPYGMASGARFSQLEQFLGDELNIKREDLSDGQVSGDADILLLASPKELDEKQLFAVDQFLMQGGTVIAATSPYSASLSNRSLSLQKQNSGLQDWLAYHGLLIEDKVVMDPQNAAFPVPVTRNVGGFQFQEMRMLDYPYFIDVRGKGLNQDNPITADLPQATVAWASPIKINQAKQAGRKVTELLRSSEGAWLSSSMDIMPKITRDGLSAFTPEGQQSAQLLGVISAGRFSSYFADKESPLLTKDDKADEATGEEADNTKDSQTAESKQTTVSSVITQSPESARIILFSSNDFLRDQVIRMAGSSTGSEYLNNLQLLTNTVDWSLEDVGLLSIRSRGHFNRTLPPMEHDVQLFWEYLNYGMAIFALGIIAIVQRQRKRAQDNRYLALLAN
- a CDS encoding DUF4340 domain-containing protein, whose product is MAKLKTWLTGLLAIQLVLVVGLFWRSEHQQQQNIQQPLFGFNLADVTKVIVSDSDNRVTMSKSGDHWVLPELANLPANHDKLTDVLAKLESIQTGWPVATTTSSHERFDVSEDKFQRQVQLYQDDKLVGSVLVGTSPGFRKAHIRKPEDDAVYTAQLNSYELPVKGNDWLNKSLLAAGSVDNIKSIEGTDYRLEKSDDSWVLSESKQSSSNAANATKLDMVKAQQLATALANLQVQGVADKQPHAGADSKLGAIEVVNDKGKLSYQLTAVDDTYFIKRSDVEQAFTISKYDYERITQVGLSQLALQVEHSDKAVAESKKATDTQTATEGQASSKQPPEKVETSQSDEEGTTLTETDASKS
- a CDS encoding YkvA family protein, with protein sequence MYEIERLPKKYEKKYSEDKFWSKVKKYAKKAGESVLEPALKMYYALIDSDTPAWARAVIVGALGYFISPLDSIPDIIPAFGFTDDLGVLAAALATVAAHIKDEHVEKAKKTLKKWRGQTDSPE